From a single Hippopotamus amphibius kiboko isolate mHipAmp2 chromosome X, mHipAmp2.hap2, whole genome shotgun sequence genomic region:
- the LOC130841568 gene encoding LOW QUALITY PROTEIN: serine/threonine-protein phosphatase 4 regulatory subunit 3B-like (The sequence of the model RefSeq protein was modified relative to this genomic sequence to represent the inferred CDS: inserted 1 base in 1 codon), producing MADKQCRVKVYIKTDDQQWDNLGTGHISFTYVDRLEGISLIIRSEYNGSLILESRIDPDMPYQKQQERVIVWPEAQSHSLALGFQDTASCEEIWKDICRIQGKDQSVEITQDLSDESEEEPCDDLSETGEVLDLPNCELGKLGQIADLITSVLNSPMRKERLALVLENEDYIKKLLQLFHTCENLEDTESLYHLHEIIKGILVLNKTFLFEILFSDECIMDVVGCLEYDPGLAEPRRHREFLTQHAKFKEVIPITDCKLRQKIHQTYRIQYIHDILWPISPKFEENFLATLKTFIFFNKVEIVNMLQEDDKFLAEVLAQLRDKTTDDDKRRELVFFFKEFCAFSQTLEPPSRDALFKILTQLGILPALKIVMSMDDLQIRSAATDIFAYLVDCSPSIIRGFILEEAQQNEDGKLFINLVIEQMIYDTDPDLGGAVNLMELLRALLDPDNMLVTPNRCERSEFLNFFYKHCMHNFIAPLLSTTSEDICKEDNIVGPDKNNKNHLNNYRTAELLALILELLTFCVQHHTYYIKNYIFSKDLLRRVLVVMDSKHTFLILCALRFMRRMIGLKDELYNHYIIKGNLFEPVVNALLDNGTRYNMLNSAVIELFEYIRVENIKSLVAHIVEKFYETLKSIEYVQTFKGLKIKYEQEKDWQNQIQTYLHAILCSEVFCRGASVLEEKEEMSVEENTEDGEAVMPPLESDFQDDYDKFVETKKAKENEDKVDLPPKTSFGGFKFTSSDSAGAANGASNPNSGSRVRLVDYSDDEEDEGESPPQEKXHILARKVLMENPQHYLNPTLLKFCRHQNVTKTL from the exons ATGGCGGACAAACAGTGCCGTGTGAAAGTCTACATCAAGACTGATGACCAACAATGGGACAATCTAGGCACAGGGCATATCTCATTCACTTACGTGGACCGCCTTGAGGGCATATCTCTGATCATTAGATCTGAGTACAATGGCTCACTGATCTTGGAGTCTAGGATAGATCCAGACATGCCCTATCAGAAACAACAAGAGAGGGTAATTGTTTGGCCTGAAGCTCAGAGCCATAGTCTAGCGTTAGGTTTCCAGGACACGGCAAGTTGTGAAGAGATCTGGAAAGATATTTGCCGGATTCAAGGTAAAGACCAATCCGTCGAAATCACACAAGACCTCTCGGATGAATCAGAAGAGGAACCATGTGATGACTTGTCAGAAACAGGTGAAGTTCTTGACCTGCCAAACTGTGAACTCGGTAAACTTGGACAGATTGCTGACTTAATTACCTCGGTTCTCAACTCACCTATGCGTAAGGAAAGGCTGGCTCTGGTCTTGGAAAATGAAGACTATATTAAAAAACTACTGCAGTTGTTCCACACTTGTGAGAACCTAGAAGATACTGAAAGCTTATACCATTTGCATGAAATTATTAAAGGAATCTTAGTCCTCAACAAGACATTTCTGTTTGAGATCCTCTTTTCTGATGAGTGTATCATGGATGTGGTGGGATGCCTTGAATATGACCCTGGTTTGGCTGAGCCAAGAAGGCATAGGGAATTCTTAACCCAACATGCAAAGTTCAAGGAAGTTATACCAATAACAGACTGTAAACTTCGGCAAAAAATACATCAGACATACAGGATACAGTACATTCACGACATCCTTTGGCCTATATCACCCAAGTTTGAAGAGAATTTTCTTGCTActcttaaaacttttattttttttaacaaggttGAAATAGTCAACATGCTGCAGGAAGATGACAAGTTTTTGGCTGAAGTTTTGGCACAGTTAAGGGATAAGACCACAGATGATGATAAACGACGTgaactggtattttttttcaaggaattCTGTGCATTTTCTCAGACGTTAGAGCCTCCAAGCAGGGATGCACTATTCAAAATACTGACACAATTGGGAATTCTTCCTGCTCTTAAAATTGTAATGAGCATGGATGATTTGCAAATAAGGTCAGCTGCTACTGATATATTTGCTTATCTAGTAGACTGTAGTCCATCCATAATCCGAGGATTTATACTGGAAGAAGCTCAGCAAAATGAAGATGGCAAACTTTTCATTAATTTAGTAATTGAACAAATGATCTATGATACTGACCCTGACCTAGGAGGTGCCGTTAATTTAATGGAACTGCTTCGTGCTCTACTTGATCCAGACAACATGCTAGTAACACCTAATAGATGTGAAAGAAGtgaatttctaaatttcttctaTAAACATTGTATGCATAACTTCATAGCACCACTTTTGTCAACTACTTCAGAAGATATATGTAAAGAGGATAATATAGTTGGACctgacaaaaacaacaaaaatcacctCAATAATTACAGAACAGCAGAGCTGCTTGCCTTAATTTTAGAGCTGCTCACATTTTGTGTGCAACATCACACATATTACataaaaaactatattttcagCAAAGACTTGCTAAGAAGAGTTTTGGTCGTGATGGATTCAAAGCACACTTTCCTGATCTTGTGTGCTCTTCGCTTTATGAGAAGGATGATTGGCCTTAAAGATGAACTTTATAATCATTACATTATCAAGGGAAATCTTTTTGAGCCGGTTGTAAATGCTCTTCTGGATAATGGAACTCGGTACAATATGTTGAATTCAGCTGTTATTGAGCTGTTTGAATACATAAGAGTGGAAAATATCAAGTCTCTTGTTGCACATATAGTTGAAAAATTTTATGAAACACTTAAGTCAATTGAATATGTTCAGACGTTCAAAGGATTGAAGATTAAATATGAACAAGAGAAAGACTGGCAGAATCAAATACAGACGTATTTGCATGCTATACTGTGTAGTGAAGTATTTTGCAGAGGTGCCAGTGTcttggaggagaaggaagaaatgagtGTTGAAGAAAATACAGAGGATGGAGAAGCAGTTATGCCACCATTGGAAAGTGATTTTCAAGATGATTATGATAAATTTGTGGAgactaaaaaagcaaaagaaaatgaagacaaggtAGATCTTCCCCCCAAAACATCTTTTGGTGGCTTCAAATTTACTTCATCCGATTCTGCTGGTGCTGCTAATGGAGCGAGTAACCCAAACAGTGGTAGCAGGGTTCGCTTAGTGGATTATTCAGATGATGAAGAAGATGAAGGTGAATCACCCCCCCAGGAAA ACCACATCTTAGCTCGTAAAGTCTTAATGGAAAACCCTCAACATTACTTAAACCCTACATTACTAAAATTCTGTAGACATCAAAACGTTACTAAAACTCTGTAA